In Syngnathus scovelli strain Florida chromosome 16, RoL_Ssco_1.2, whole genome shotgun sequence, the genomic stretch CTGACAGAATGTGAATGTCAATATTTTTCTTAAAACGATCATAATCCTAATTTAATAAAAACAGTGTGGCCGTATATTGCCATCTAATGGTTGTCAATGGCTATTACACTTTAATGTTTCATTGGGTACACGTTCAAACGGTAGTTTTAGATAAGCGCAATGTAAGAAGAGGACCCAAATGGTGCAGAAATGAGGAAAACGTTACCGTTCAGAATTGTTTATTTGAATGCCCAATACGACGGGGAGTGGAGTCGAATCTAGGCGGGGTGGCAAGCGGTCCACAGGTGCGGGCCTCAGGCAGACGGGCAGGGAGGCTTCACGAAAGTAATGATGGCAACGAGCGATCTGTAGTCGGAGAGTAAAGAAAACTAAACATGCATTCAAAATAGATGGACCGATGTATATGGGAAACCTGTGTAGGAGCTGCAACACAGTTTGTCATCTTTTGCGTTAATCGTGGTCATGCAAGGACGTCGACCTTGCTTTTGGTACCAAGTATGTGAGCGTGTCCGGAAGAAAGGACGCAGCTGCTCCACTcaaattaaacacacacacaacacacacactatcAGATTAACGCAGGATTGGCCACCTGACCGAGGAGGAGGTTCGTTGTGCGCAGACTCCGGGGAAATCTTCCACAAGCCTCCACATAGCAGTTGCTACTGTCAGATGACTGATGGCGTCACTCCTTATGAGCGTGATTTCCAGAGTGTATACGAAACTTCTACCTGTGACGTAATCATAACTGGGGCCGGACCATGCGACCATCCTGAGCGCAGCGAACTGTAGCCAGGAAAGAAACTTCCAGCCTGGGCATGCGGAGGTTGCTGCTGCGCGAGGCCATCAAGCGCTTCCCCTGGCTGGCCAACGTGACGCTGTACGGCGGCCTGTTCGCTGGAGGTGACTTGGTGCACCAGCTGCTGGCGCAAAAGGAGCGCCTGGACTGGACGCACACGCGCAACGTAGCCGTGGTGGCGGTCACCTTCCACGGCAACTTCAACTActtctggatgagggcgctggaGCGACGTTTCCCTGGAAAGTCGGCCGGGATGCTCTTCCGAAAGCTGCTCCTGGACCAGAGCTTCGCCTCTCCGCTGGCCACGAGCGTCTTCTACacgggtgagtgtgtgtgtgtgtgtggggggggggggggggggggagaaggggGGTACTTTTGGTtgctgtgatttttactttaaaACTGTTGGCCAAGTGGGGCCACCCTGAAACCTTCTGAAAATTCACCTCCTGATGCTACTTACATTTTGCAACATGAAAATTTGTAGACATGCCTATCATGGGTTGACCCACCCAAATAGTTTCAATGGGGGGGCATTTCCATGGCTCTTTCAAACTGGATGACATCACTCCAAGATATTTTATCCGATTGCCACCAAATTTGAACAACTGCCCCCAAAGCTAAGCTTTTTTTGACTCACTACATGAAATTTTGTTGAAATGTCCAACACGAGTAGACACACAAAAACGTCTTGTTGCTCTTATGTCCTTGAGGGGTGAGCATCCTAGAGGGCAAGGACGACATCTTTGAAGACTGGCGGGAGAAGTTCTTCAACACGTGGAAGGttggttgttagggttttccaggttatctttatcgtaggattatgttggaatgtaaactataatgattaaatcaatcttgtcttgccctcacaatgcagagtaagatgaagtggttgcttcctctgcttgattgaccagctgcaggggaagcaatcaaagttgttctgtttcccacaacagtgtaaaacaccccctgctcatcttatcagaggccgagggttcaccaaacctgtccactcccacccccactctgttcctcctaataaatatgcccttgcagggaggagacttttagacttcattcctgtagcgagtgaactctccacctgcaggtgtctaaaagaacttgcctgtctcctgtgtggttcttgcaaaataagttggagtgagcaaatctctaacattggtGATGGTGGGGGAAATCACCTTCTTCACTTGTCGCCAGTGGGATTAACCCAGATTAAGTTCGCTTCCGTGTGGTATCTGCGGAAATGTAGTGGCTTGACAACATTTGCTTGCAGATGCAAATCATTTCAGAACCTAATTTACGTACCGTATATGTTGAGACTCCATGTATGTGCTTGATAATgaagaaatatttgccttgttgtGTTTCCTCCTCCAGACTGGACTCATGTACTGGCCTTTCATGCAGGTAACCATTATATTGTATGTGTTCAACaactcacttcctgttttctaTTTGTATTGATGGGAATGTTCATTTCGAAATGGCCTTAGTAAAGGTCACATGTACAGTGCATGACCGACAGCTGCTCGTGTGAGCACAACTGAAGTCAAGCAGGCACTTTTTGTTAAATGACAAACGTTGCTATTTAATAATAATTGCGTGCCGCAATATGCTAAGCTAATTGAAAAGtgtatgtgtttttgtgtgacgTCAGTTGCTGAACTTTGCGCTGCTGCCTCTgcacatgcgcacggccttcatGGGTTGCTGCGCCTTCCTATGGGCCACCTTCCTCTGCTTCTCCCGCCAGGACGGCGACGGCACGGCCGGCGTGGCGCTGGCCTTCGTCATGGATCCCCGTAAGACCCTGGAGGAGATGCGACAGGCCCGCCTGGCCAGGAAGCGAGACCGACAGACCAAAACGGACGACTAGTCACGTGCCGCTGTTGAATACCAACAACTTAAGACGTCATCAACCCGGGGCACCTGCCGGGTCCATGACCTTGCACATTAAGGCCATATATATGcgtgtattttttaaatacatgccAAGACAGCAGGTGGCGATATAGCCCCAGAAACAAAAGATAAGCAAGTCAGTAAATTGTCAGAGGCTGACAATGTTTAATCAATATGTACTTGAGTTTAGTTTCATTGGACAGTAACAGGTTTCACAGGGGTCCCACATGAGTGTAGTGGACAGTGCAGCTCCTAAAACCCAACTCGAGGGCTTGGTCATTCTACTTGACACCATTTTGTGCCTTGTCGTGTCGACGCACAGCGTTTGTTTTGACTTTGTGTTTCCTACCTCAATGACAAACGGACCAGTCATCTAAATTTAGCCGTATAGACAAGACAGGTATGCAGAATGTGTTTTGACAACAAACTACACTTGAAATCCACAAAGGTTCAACAGAGGCAACTGGGACTGTTGCCATCAGCCGAAGTACCTCATTATGTACTGTAAAAAGAGCAAGACTATTAATACTATATGTCTGTTGCGGTATTTTTAATAAGTGAGTCAAAATGGTGATTTTACCATGGAAAACTGATGAACATTTATGCCTAATTTCTGACACGTTACAGACCAAACCAGCGACTATATCAAAATTGAATTGTGCACTCTCAATTAGAAGTCATGtctgttttttaaataaagggATAGGACTTGAAATATGTCCGATTCATCAATCAACAAAACTGACAGATAAATTGATTGAAACAGTTGCAGGATGCCACCCAGGAATTGAAATCAACATTGAAAGGAGTTTGAATAAAATGAGTCAGCTATGCATGAAGGACAGATTCAGAGTGTGAACCAGTTTTTTGTAAAGCGATAGTGCATTCGTGTGGATTAACTAGGATCAGATCGGTCGCCTTAATCCCTCTCAAAAGGACACTGTTGACCCTTGTTGACCTCTGACACTGGCGTTAACTGGGAGCAGAATCGTTCAGTCAGAGGCCAGGAACCAACCAGGCTCTTCTAACTCACCAAATCTGATTTACCAgcaattttaaatgttttctttcacaCTTTTAATGCACCAAATGAAAGCAGGGCAAAcctttacattttctttttttatatgtatttgTTAACTTCTAGATAGTTACAGAATATCAAGGGACGCTATTTTACATTTACCGCTTCCAATTAATCTTATTCTTCAAAGAGTTGATGATATTTGGATTTCCGATAAAACCTGAAGGCATCGCGGACTCCCACTAATCCATCAAAACGTCTAGACTGGGAAGATTATGCAGACATGACGCTTCCGGTATAGCTAATCCAATTGGATAGCTAGACCAAAGTTACGCCCTTTTAACTTGACAGGCAGTTGTAACGGCTAATAGAAAGCGAAAACGAGACCAGACACGTAACTTATGATTGGTGGACGGTTCCGGTGAATATGAATGGCAGCGTTTATTGTTCGGCGTTCACGCTCTACGGTGGCAGTAACTTTGGGAGTCACAACTCAAGACAAAGTGTGTTTTAAAGTTCTCAGAGTAACACCAGGCCGGTAAGAGTAATCTTTTTCAAGAAAGTCACACAACGGCGAGTGTGTAGTTTGGAGTTTTTCGTCGCTTTTCAAGGACGTTTTCTCCCCGACGGCCGAGCT encodes the following:
- the LOC125983108 gene encoding mpv17-like protein isoform X2; the encoded protein is MRRLLLREAIKRFPWLANVTLYGGLFAGGDLVHQLLAQKERLDWTHTRNVAVVAVTFHGNFNYFWMRALERRFPGKSAGMLFRKLLLDQSFASPLATSVFYTGVSILEGKDDIFEDWREKFFNTWKTGLMYWPFMQDGDGTAGVALAFVMDPRKTLEEMRQARLARKRDRQTKTDD
- the LOC125983108 gene encoding mpv17-like protein isoform X1 → MRRLLLREAIKRFPWLANVTLYGGLFAGGDLVHQLLAQKERLDWTHTRNVAVVAVTFHGNFNYFWMRALERRFPGKSAGMLFRKLLLDQSFASPLATSVFYTGVSILEGKDDIFEDWREKFFNTWKTGLMYWPFMQLLNFALLPLHMRTAFMGCCAFLWATFLCFSRQDGDGTAGVALAFVMDPRKTLEEMRQARLARKRDRQTKTDD